The following proteins come from a genomic window of Eisenibacter elegans DSM 3317:
- a CDS encoding asparaginase codes for MQLIHIDTASPKPPRTAVLIIYTGGTFGMVSEPQADGGESLVPFEFGHILEKIPELAHLECMLTVVSIEPLIDSANASPAHWAQIAQLIELHYADYDGFVVLHGTDTMAYSASALSFMLEGLRKPVVFTGAQLPIGTVRNDARRNFLTAIEVASAKRPDGSALVPEVCIFFDRYLLRGNRAQKVEADHFNAFESRNYPPLAFAGIKIEYQEAYVHQELSSKSLSVQLTMSENIALLKLFPGFSPTILEATLAIPGLQALVLETYGAGNVPTNPALIAALAQGLDKGVVVVNISQCVGGAVKQGLYQTSQHLVELGVWSGYDLTPEAALTKLMYLLAKDYSPSDRKVLFATSLRGELTNE; via the coding sequence ATGCAACTCATACATATTGATACGGCTAGCCCCAAACCCCCACGCACTGCGGTGCTTATCATATATACAGGAGGTACGTTTGGGATGGTATCGGAGCCGCAAGCTGATGGCGGCGAAAGCCTAGTGCCGTTTGAGTTTGGGCATATCTTAGAAAAAATCCCCGAATTGGCGCATTTAGAATGCATGCTTACCGTCGTATCGATAGAGCCATTGATAGACTCAGCCAATGCTTCTCCGGCTCATTGGGCGCAGATTGCCCAGCTGATAGAGCTACACTATGCTGATTATGATGGCTTTGTGGTCTTACACGGCACAGACACTATGGCCTATAGCGCATCTGCGCTGAGCTTTATGTTGGAGGGGCTGCGCAAGCCTGTAGTCTTTACGGGTGCACAGCTACCCATAGGAACAGTACGGAATGACGCACGGCGCAATTTTTTGACAGCCATAGAAGTAGCCTCTGCCAAGCGACCCGATGGCTCGGCCCTAGTGCCCGAAGTGTGTATTTTTTTTGATAGATACTTGCTGCGGGGCAATCGCGCTCAAAAGGTCGAAGCAGACCATTTCAACGCTTTTGAGTCGCGCAATTATCCTCCTTTGGCCTTTGCCGGAATAAAAATAGAATACCAGGAAGCCTATGTACATCAGGAGCTTAGCTCCAAAAGCCTATCTGTGCAGCTGACGATGTCCGAAAATATTGCTTTGCTAAAGTTGTTTCCTGGCTTTTCGCCTACTATATTGGAGGCCACATTGGCTATCCCGGGGCTTCAAGCACTTGTGTTGGAGACCTACGGCGCAGGCAATGTACCTACTAACCCAGCCTTGATTGCTGCGCTGGCCCAAGGGCTAGACAAGGGCGTTGTGGTCGTGAATATCTCCCAATGTGTGGGCGGCGCTGTAAAGCAAGGTCTATACCAAACCAGCCAACATTTGGTCGAATTGGGCGTTTGGAGCGGTTATGACCTTACTCCCGAAGCCGCACTGACCAAGCTGATGTACCTACTAGCCAAAGATTATTCGCCATCAGATAGAAAGGTGCTTTTTGCTACTTCTTTGCGAGGCGAGCTAACAAACGAATAA
- a CDS encoding Hsp20/alpha crystallin family protein — protein MKLDAFKGMGEELALIGAINGGAVATSLQLMQADKQLIAEVHTPTLTEENYHIDITDNQLRLFVFKYVPNGNDRKVPLFARIFPIPPFVDAEGIEAVYDDGLLRIIAPIREGRDGTKPRIIQITRNDDE, from the coding sequence ATGAAACTGGACGCATTTAAAGGGATGGGAGAAGAATTGGCACTCATTGGCGCTATCAACGGCGGGGCAGTAGCCACCAGCCTACAATTGATGCAGGCTGACAAACAGCTGATTGCTGAAGTGCATACTCCCACTCTTACAGAAGAAAATTATCATATAGACATCACCGACAATCAGCTGCGCTTATTTGTTTTCAAGTATGTGCCCAACGGTAATGATCGTAAAGTACCACTATTTGCACGCATATTTCCTATACCACCTTTTGTAGATGCAGAAGGAATTGAAGCGGTGTATGACGATGGGCTTTTACGCATTATTGCACCTATTCGTGAGGGGCGTGACGGGACTAAACCGCGCATTATCCAAATCACAAGAAACGATGATGAGTAA
- a CDS encoding Ldh family oxidoreductase, with protein sequence MTSNNTNPTQQYAADALQAFVEAVFSKIGCSDTDATKAARVLIAADLRGIDSHGVARLSGYVKQWEMGKLNTRPRMQIVHQTPSTATIDGDRGLGLLIGQYAMQVAIDKAGQVGSGWVAVRNSGHYGIAGYHAMLALAHDMIGISTTHASALAVPTFGIEKMLGTNPLAVAIPAGQKPPLVADFATTAAAYGKLQILQRKGQEAPIGWAQDAQGAPTTNPHAPKEGGALLTLGSDELRSSHKGYCMSAVVDILSGVLPGANYGPWVPPFATAGSTSERQPPVGKGTGHFFGALRIDGFQPAEVFKSHIDNWIDAFEQTKAIEGKRVLIPGEPERLAEAERLEKGIPILAPVVADLESLGQKLGIEWIQAI encoded by the coding sequence ATGACCTCTAACAACACCAACCCTACTCAACAATATGCTGCCGATGCGCTTCAAGCCTTTGTGGAAGCAGTTTTTAGCAAAATCGGCTGTAGTGATACCGACGCAACCAAAGCCGCCCGTGTCTTGATAGCCGCTGACTTGCGCGGCATCGACTCCCACGGTGTAGCGCGACTGTCAGGTTATGTAAAGCAATGGGAAATGGGTAAGCTCAACACCCGCCCCCGAATGCAGATTGTTCACCAAACACCGTCTACGGCCACAATTGACGGCGACCGAGGGCTTGGCTTACTCATTGGGCAGTATGCTATGCAGGTAGCCATCGACAAGGCCGGCCAAGTAGGCTCCGGCTGGGTGGCAGTGCGCAACTCCGGCCACTACGGTATCGCCGGCTACCACGCTATGTTGGCGTTGGCTCACGATATGATTGGCATCTCCACTACCCACGCCTCCGCCTTGGCGGTGCCTACCTTTGGGATTGAAAAAATGTTGGGAACTAACCCCCTAGCGGTGGCTATTCCGGCAGGGCAAAAGCCTCCCTTAGTAGCAGACTTTGCCACCACAGCCGCCGCCTATGGCAAGCTTCAAATCTTGCAACGCAAGGGCCAAGAAGCACCTATTGGGTGGGCGCAAGACGCACAAGGAGCGCCTACTACCAATCCACACGCTCCCAAAGAAGGCGGCGCGCTCCTGACCCTAGGAAGCGATGAGCTGCGCAGTAGCCACAAGGGGTATTGTATGAGTGCTGTAGTTGACATTTTATCAGGGGTATTGCCGGGAGCCAACTATGGTCCTTGGGTGCCCCCTTTTGCTACTGCTGGCAGTACTTCTGAGCGCCAGCCTCCGGTAGGCAAAGGTACAGGGCACTTTTTTGGCGCTTTGCGCATCGATGGGTTCCAGCCGGCAGAGGTCTTCAAAAGCCATATAGATAACTGGATTGACGCTTTTGAGCAAACAAAGGCCATCGAGGGCAAACGTGTACTGATTCCGGGAGAGCCAGAGCGCCTTGCTGAGGCCGAACGACTAGAAAAAGGTATCCCTATTTTAGCCCCTGTGGTGGCTGATCTTGAAAGTCTTGGCCAAAAGCTAGGCATTGAGTGGATACAAGCAATATAG
- a CDS encoding OmpP1/FadL family transporter — protein MVFFRAYTSPQYIGLMVILSLCWCNTAVAQQLIQPGALGYYREALQFSQTFSTGSARIQGLGGAQNALGADLSALALNPAGIGMLNTSEFSIGATQMLNTSNANYLGSNVTDSRLGFNVTNLGVAFSFLKGNAKPNVWRGVNVAIGLNQVANYRDVQSFEGINTENYRLDAFVEAADGIPATALDAEFGQIESIQALTYFAFLINPIEGDPDNRYFPPVTDQPARQTGSIITKGSNNNISLAISGNYANRFYFGIGLGVNTLRSTRTETFTETILYAPGERRELETYTMEEILETRGTGFSSSLGVIVRPLDYFRIGASVQFPTFYFLTERYETSVIARYDISDFGDGIVRPVEEFQTLPASFNYRLQTPLKASGGAVVMLGKLGFLSADIDYIDYTTMRLSSAEFPLVFEDDNLTIQSLYKPVFNYRIGAEVRLSWWRLRGGYAIYGDPFNAIDDIDRSVRLITAGVGQRLPNFYWDLSAMYNTRQTGYSPYVLSDATQPFADIRTQQFRIGFTYGVYF, from the coding sequence ATGGTATTTTTTCGCGCTTACACATCTCCACAATACATTGGCCTGATGGTGATACTCTCACTATGCTGGTGCAATACAGCAGTAGCCCAACAACTGATTCAGCCCGGAGCTTTGGGTTATTATCGGGAAGCGTTACAGTTTTCACAGACTTTCAGCACTGGCTCAGCGCGCATTCAGGGTCTAGGTGGCGCTCAGAATGCTCTTGGCGCAGACCTCAGTGCATTAGCACTCAACCCCGCTGGTATTGGGATGCTCAATACCTCCGAATTTTCGATAGGCGCTACCCAAATGCTCAATACCTCCAATGCCAATTATCTAGGCAGCAATGTTACCGATAGCCGTCTAGGCTTCAACGTAACCAATCTTGGTGTAGCCTTTTCGTTTTTGAAAGGCAATGCCAAACCCAATGTGTGGCGCGGAGTAAATGTCGCTATCGGGCTCAACCAAGTAGCCAACTACCGCGATGTACAAAGCTTTGAAGGAATCAATACCGAAAACTACCGCCTTGACGCTTTTGTCGAAGCTGCTGATGGGATTCCGGCGACGGCGCTTGATGCGGAGTTTGGGCAAATCGAATCTATTCAAGCACTGACCTATTTTGCTTTTTTGATAAACCCTATCGAAGGCGACCCTGACAATCGCTACTTCCCCCCTGTAACAGATCAACCTGCTCGCCAAACAGGTAGTATCATCACCAAAGGTAGCAACAACAATATTTCCCTAGCTATTTCGGGCAATTATGCCAATCGGTTCTATTTTGGTATAGGACTGGGGGTCAATACCTTGCGCTCTACCCGTACCGAGACTTTTACAGAAACTATCCTCTACGCACCCGGCGAGCGGCGCGAGCTAGAAACCTATACAATGGAAGAGATTCTCGAAACACGGGGCACGGGCTTTTCCTCAAGCCTGGGGGTCATTGTCCGCCCGCTGGACTACTTCCGCATAGGTGCCTCTGTACAGTTTCCCACGTTTTATTTCCTCACCGAGCGCTATGAGACCTCTGTCATTGCACGATATGATATCTCAGACTTTGGCGATGGTATCGTGCGCCCTGTTGAAGAATTTCAAACCCTGCCGGCTTCCTTCAATTACCGGCTTCAAACTCCGCTCAAAGCCTCTGGTGGTGCTGTTGTTATGTTGGGCAAGTTAGGTTTTTTAAGTGCTGATATCGACTACATCGACTATACGACAATGCGCCTAAGCAGCGCTGAGTTCCCCTTGGTTTTTGAAGACGACAACCTCACCATCCAAAGTCTCTACAAACCGGTCTTCAACTACCGTATCGGAGCCGAAGTCCGCCTAAGTTGGTGGCGACTACGCGGCGGATATGCCATTTATGGAGACCCTTTCAATGCAATTGATGATATCGACCGCTCAGTACGGCTCATTACCGCCGGAGTAGGCCAGCGTCTGCCAAACTTCTACTGGGATTTGTCGGCTATGTATAACACCCGCCAAACAGGCTACTCACCTTATGTGCTCAGCGATGCTACCCAGCCCTTTGCTGATATCCGTACCCAACAGTTTCGGATAGGCTTTACATATGGGGTCTATTTCTAG
- a CDS encoding helix-turn-helix domain-containing protein, whose product MVTKEENIRLIFGLKIRQLRQEKQLSLQDVAQQAGISVSYLNEIEKGKKYPKANKIAALAQVLEVSYDWLVSLQLNQKLMPIAELLQSDLLTSLPLEIFGIEPSDLIDIISNTPTKISAFISTLIEIARNYDMSVERFYFSVLRSYQEMHENYFEDIERAVDDFRYRLGLMPDSLLQLKDLKDLLSNQYGYVIDEQSLADYEDLQSLRSVTIPGARPKLLINPRLYDNQKAFVLAREIGYQHLEIKDRAYTSSWIRIKSFEQLLNNFYASYFAGAMLIPKTKLVRDMSYFFEQPEWSPRILLTMLNRYQVSPEMLTQRLTNVLPRFFGLSQLFFLRFHHQRGTERFDLNKELHLAGLYNPHGTMLHEHSCRKWVSLNILKDLDQQQRHNNKNTDIVLADVQRSQYFDSENEFVCISLATSAHPSPDTNTSVTLGFLLNEDMKEKILFWNADSVPIRQVGVACERCTATNCELRVAPPLGVQEKLKAKKMLKALAELHQKHR is encoded by the coding sequence TTGGTTACAAAAGAAGAAAATATCAGACTTATATTTGGCCTAAAAATCAGGCAGTTGCGTCAAGAAAAGCAGCTCTCACTGCAAGATGTGGCACAACAGGCCGGCATTTCGGTTTCGTATCTCAATGAGATTGAAAAAGGCAAGAAATATCCCAAGGCCAACAAAATTGCGGCCTTGGCGCAAGTATTGGAAGTATCTTATGATTGGTTGGTTTCGCTACAACTCAACCAAAAACTGATGCCCATTGCCGAGCTGCTTCAATCGGATTTGTTGACTTCCCTGCCCTTAGAGATTTTTGGGATAGAGCCTAGCGATTTGATTGATATTATCTCCAATACCCCCACCAAGATCAGCGCATTCATCAGTACACTCATCGAGATTGCCCGCAACTATGATATGAGTGTAGAGCGTTTTTACTTTTCGGTGTTGCGCTCGTATCAAGAGATGCACGAAAACTATTTTGAGGATATTGAGCGCGCTGTCGATGACTTTCGGTATCGTTTGGGGCTGATGCCCGACAGCCTGCTACAGCTCAAGGATCTCAAAGACTTGCTCAGCAACCAATATGGATATGTCATTGATGAGCAATCCTTGGCAGATTATGAGGACTTACAGTCGCTACGTTCCGTAACTATACCGGGTGCTAGACCCAAACTGCTCATCAACCCTCGCTTATACGACAACCAAAAAGCTTTTGTATTGGCACGCGAGATTGGTTATCAGCATCTCGAAATCAAGGATCGCGCCTATACCTCTTCTTGGATTCGAATCAAGTCTTTTGAGCAACTCCTCAATAATTTTTATGCCTCTTACTTTGCCGGGGCAATGTTGATTCCCAAAACAAAGTTGGTGCGGGATATGAGTTACTTTTTTGAACAACCTGAATGGAGTCCAAGGATTCTGCTGACGATGCTCAATCGCTATCAGGTATCGCCCGAAATGTTGACCCAGCGCTTGACCAATGTATTGCCCCGCTTTTTTGGGTTATCACAATTGTTTTTCTTGCGCTTTCATCATCAGCGCGGTACAGAGCGCTTTGACCTCAACAAGGAGCTGCACTTGGCCGGCCTCTACAACCCCCACGGCACGATGCTCCACGAGCACTCTTGCCGCAAGTGGGTCTCCCTCAATATTCTCAAAGACCTAGACCAGCAACAGCGCCACAACAATAAAAATACTGACATCGTGTTGGCAGATGTACAACGCTCGCAGTATTTCGATTCCGAAAACGAGTTTGTGTGTATTTCGCTTGCTACCAGCGCACACCCAAGCCCCGATACCAATACTAGTGTTACGTTGGGTTTCTTGCTCAATGAGGATATGAAGGAAAAGATTTTGTTTTGGAATGCAGACAGTGTGCCTATCCGGCAGGTAGGGGTGGCTTGTGAGCGATGTACTGCAACCAACTGCGAGCTGCGTGTAGCCCCTCCTTTGGGCGTTCAAGAAAAGTTGAAAGCCAAAAAAATGCTGAAAGCCTTGGCCGAATTACACCAAAAACACCGCTAG
- a CDS encoding DUF4293 domain-containing protein, which yields MIQRIQSVFLAIVAICMLLTPFSTIWLRIHGESRVELTYLYLIEQHGVKIAHHTTLYALLVALAAAAIAIFSLFSYRNRLRQMQLGLINTLMMCGVLGLNVGLFVPQAEKALGITDIQANPWEAYQWGFFLPIIALIANILANRFIRRDELLVRASDRMR from the coding sequence ATGATACAAAGAATCCAAAGTGTATTCCTAGCCATTGTGGCTATCTGTATGTTACTTACCCCTTTCAGCACTATCTGGCTGCGCATCCACGGCGAATCACGTGTAGAGTTGACCTACCTGTACCTCATTGAGCAACACGGAGTCAAAATCGCACACCATACCACACTCTATGCCCTGTTGGTGGCTTTGGCGGCGGCGGCGATTGCGATTTTTTCTCTTTTTAGCTACCGCAACCGACTTCGCCAAATGCAGCTTGGCCTAATCAATACCCTGATGATGTGTGGGGTGTTGGGCTTAAATGTAGGGCTTTTTGTACCTCAAGCCGAAAAAGCATTGGGTATTACCGACATCCAAGCCAACCCTTGGGAGGCTTACCAATGGGGCTTTTTCTTGCCTATTATTGCCCTGATTGCCAACATTTTGGCCAACAGATTCATCCGCCGCGATGAGCTTTTGGTGCGCGCCTCCGACCGCATGCGCTAA
- a CDS encoding MotA/TolQ/ExbB proton channel family protein — MKKLLTFLLLTVCLSFGSMVQSFAQGGNDADTTKTEKVDSAAIQAAATQVESTELDLDEDAKAVVEESKTFHQILKDKFIEGGWEFMSLVLICLILGLAVALERIITLSLSTTNTKKFINNVEEALRNGGVEAAKDLARNTTGPVASIFMQGLLRVNEGIEVVEKSVISYASVEMSKLEKGIVWISLFIALAPMLGFMGTVIGMIGAFDAIQAAGDISPSLVAGGIKVALLTTVGGLIVAIILQIFYNYIVNKVDSIVNQMEEASIALVDVLVQHNITKK, encoded by the coding sequence ATGAAGAAGTTACTCACTTTCCTTTTGCTGACTGTTTGCCTTTCTTTTGGCTCAATGGTACAGTCTTTTGCGCAAGGTGGCAATGATGCTGACACAACCAAAACAGAAAAAGTAGATAGCGCCGCTATACAAGCTGCTGCTACACAAGTAGAAAGCACTGAGCTTGACTTAGACGAAGATGCGAAAGCTGTAGTAGAAGAGTCAAAAACTTTTCACCAAATTTTGAAAGATAAGTTCATCGAAGGTGGCTGGGAGTTTATGAGTTTGGTACTTATCTGTTTGATTTTAGGCTTGGCTGTTGCTTTGGAGCGTATCATTACCCTCTCATTGTCTACCACCAATACCAAGAAATTTATCAACAATGTTGAAGAAGCGCTCCGCAACGGTGGTGTAGAAGCAGCCAAAGACTTGGCCCGCAATACTACCGGCCCTGTAGCTTCTATCTTTATGCAAGGCCTTTTGCGCGTAAACGAAGGCATTGAAGTAGTAGAGAAATCTGTGATTTCTTATGCTTCAGTAGAAATGAGCAAACTCGAAAAAGGTATCGTATGGATTTCACTCTTTATTGCACTTGCACCTATGTTGGGCTTTATGGGTACGGTAATCGGTATGATTGGTGCTTTCGACGCTATCCAAGCTGCTGGTGATATCTCTCCTTCACTCGTAGCCGGTGGTATCAAAGTAGCTCTTTTGACAACAGTAGGCGGTCTTATCGTAGCGATTATCCTACAGATTTTCTACAATTACATTGTTAATAAAGTGGACTCTATTGTCAACCAAATGGAAGAAGCTTCTATCGCCTTGGTAGACGTATTGGTACAACACAATATCACCAAGAAGTAA
- a CDS encoding LutB/LldF family L-lactate oxidation iron-sulfur protein — protein sequence MSRQAVQFAQASEAKTFDLRHRNTINFNISKYDNAVGAGMVYYQDHDLARSRAAYIKTQTLEALDKHLLHFEENFTKRGGKVIWAATAQEALAAVDKIFKEKSARCVVKSKSMTTEEIHLNEYLEKQGLEVVETDLGEYIVQLAGQKPYHIVTPAMHLSRKDVGEIFHQKLGIALTDDAQALTGIARTLLREKYTTAEIGITGANFLVADVGGIAITENEGNARLSTTFPKTHIAIVGLEKIIPSYQDLGLFWPLLSTSGTGQRMTVYNTLLTGPRQEGEPDGPEEMYVILLDNGRTKLLADPQKRQALNCIRCGACLNACPVYKNIGGHTYEATYSGPIGSVITPHFEGMKQFKHLSDASSLCGACGSVCPVRIDIPNLLLLNRQEGVNKKLVSKVERIGFRLWRMAMLKRRRMDSVGAGLKNTVIKRLFSKSWGKRRTLPPIAKQSFAQRWKAERGVK from the coding sequence ATGAGTCGTCAAGCCGTACAATTTGCGCAAGCCTCCGAAGCCAAAACCTTTGACTTACGCCACCGCAATACCATCAACTTCAATATCTCTAAGTATGACAATGCTGTGGGAGCGGGGATGGTCTATTATCAAGATCACGACCTTGCGCGTAGCCGTGCGGCCTATATCAAAACCCAAACGCTCGAAGCCCTCGACAAACACCTGCTCCACTTCGAAGAAAACTTCACCAAACGCGGCGGAAAAGTAATCTGGGCCGCTACAGCCCAAGAAGCACTGGCAGCCGTAGACAAGATTTTCAAGGAGAAATCCGCCCGCTGTGTGGTCAAATCCAAGTCGATGACAACCGAAGAGATTCACCTCAACGAATATCTCGAAAAACAAGGACTGGAGGTAGTAGAAACAGACTTGGGCGAATACATTGTTCAGCTGGCAGGCCAAAAACCTTATCATATTGTTACGCCTGCGATGCACCTCTCCCGCAAGGATGTAGGCGAAATATTCCATCAAAAGCTCGGTATCGCCCTCACAGATGATGCCCAAGCTCTGACGGGTATCGCCCGAACATTACTTCGTGAAAAATATACTACTGCCGAGATTGGCATCACCGGAGCCAATTTTCTAGTAGCCGATGTCGGCGGAATTGCCATTACCGAAAACGAGGGCAATGCCCGGCTTTCAACCACATTCCCCAAGACACATATTGCCATCGTAGGGCTTGAAAAAATTATCCCCTCTTATCAAGACCTCGGGCTGTTCTGGCCGCTGCTTTCTACTAGCGGTACCGGCCAACGAATGACTGTTTACAATACCTTACTCACCGGACCAAGACAAGAAGGTGAGCCCGATGGGCCAGAAGAGATGTATGTCATCTTGCTCGATAATGGGCGTACCAAGCTCCTAGCCGACCCTCAAAAGCGGCAAGCGCTTAACTGTATTCGCTGTGGTGCTTGTCTCAATGCTTGCCCTGTATACAAAAATATCGGGGGGCATACTTATGAAGCTACTTACAGCGGGCCAATAGGCTCTGTCATTACGCCACACTTTGAGGGGATGAAGCAGTTCAAACACCTGAGTGATGCCAGCTCGCTTTGTGGCGCTTGTGGCTCGGTATGCCCTGTACGGATTGATATCCCCAATCTGCTCCTGCTCAATAGACAAGAAGGAGTCAATAAAAAATTAGTGTCTAAGGTAGAGCGTATTGGCTTTAGGCTTTGGCGAATGGCAATGCTAAAACGCCGCCGAATGGACAGTGTGGGCGCTGGTTTGAAAAATACGGTTATCAAGCGCCTATTCAGTAAGTCGTGGGGCAAACGCCGAACGCTACCTCCTATTGCCAAACAATCTTTTGCACAGCGCTGGAAAGCTGAGCGCGGTGTTAAATAA
- a CDS encoding TatD family hydrolase, whose translation MFADSHTHLYLRQFDTDRETVVAQCQEAGVLQLFLPNIDHSSVEPMLEMSTRYPQQCFAMMGLHPCSVDKDVDKALYEVEHWLHKHRELFVAVGEMGTDLYWDKTYFAQQAEAFKVQVNWAKELDLPIVIHCRESFEETMQLLEPLYDERLRGVFHCFTGSVADAERVLALEGFYLGIGGVATFKKSGLDQVLPQLPLERLLLETDSPYLAPVPHRGKRNSPAYIPLIAERIAELKNIPLETVAQQTTANTQALFRTYATHTY comes from the coding sequence ATGTTTGCCGATTCACATACCCATCTATATCTTAGACAGTTTGACACAGACCGGGAGACTGTCGTGGCGCAATGCCAAGAGGCCGGCGTGTTGCAGTTATTTTTACCCAATATCGACCATAGCTCTGTAGAGCCTATGCTTGAAATGAGCACACGCTACCCGCAGCAGTGCTTTGCGATGATGGGGCTACACCCTTGTTCTGTTGACAAAGACGTAGATAAGGCGCTGTATGAGGTCGAGCATTGGCTACACAAGCACCGCGAGCTGTTTGTGGCTGTGGGCGAAATGGGTACAGACTTGTATTGGGACAAGACGTATTTTGCCCAACAAGCCGAAGCATTCAAGGTACAGGTCAATTGGGCCAAGGAGCTCGACCTGCCGATTGTGATTCACTGTCGGGAGTCGTTTGAAGAGACAATGCAGCTGCTCGAACCGCTCTATGATGAGCGCCTGCGTGGGGTTTTCCATTGTTTTACTGGCTCTGTGGCCGATGCAGAGCGGGTGTTGGCGCTCGAAGGCTTTTATCTAGGCATTGGCGGGGTGGCTACCTTCAAAAAAAGTGGGCTAGATCAAGTGTTGCCACAGCTCCCACTAGAGCGCCTGCTGCTCGAAACAGACAGCCCGTACCTCGCCCCCGTACCACATCGGGGCAAACGCAATAGCCCTGCCTATATCCCCTTGATTGCTGAGCGCATAGCAGAGCTAAAAAACATACCACTCGAAACGGTAGCGCAACAAACTACGGCCAACACCCAAGCCCTATTCCGAACTTATGCAACTCATACATATTGA
- the phhA gene encoding phenylalanine 4-monooxygenase has translation MNNDFRNLVQRDPNTGYYEYNSSLVLKQEYDQYTTEDHKVWQILYDRQMEQLPGKATADYITGIKTVKFEREHIPNFEAVNEILQNITGWRVHVVPGLIPNREFFELMRSRNFCATTWLRTMEQLDYLVEPDMFHDVFGHVPLLTNQPLCDFLVDLSDIALKYLDSEVAIECVARLYWYTVEFGLIQEAEGLRIYGAGILSSSGETNYSLYSEAPKRLPYDVKTIINTPYIKDRYQEQYFVINSYEQLYSSVSEIDRCIAEAVELEKAGKSPIEM, from the coding sequence ATGAACAACGATTTCAGAAATCTCGTGCAGAGAGACCCTAACACTGGTTACTATGAGTACAACTCTTCGCTCGTACTCAAGCAAGAGTATGACCAATATACAACAGAGGACCACAAGGTATGGCAAATTCTCTATGATCGCCAGATGGAACAACTACCCGGCAAAGCAACTGCCGACTACATTACAGGGATTAAGACGGTCAAGTTTGAGCGGGAGCATATCCCTAACTTTGAGGCCGTCAATGAAATTCTTCAGAACATCACGGGCTGGCGCGTACACGTAGTGCCGGGCTTGATTCCAAACCGCGAGTTTTTTGAGCTGATGCGTAGCCGCAACTTCTGTGCTACGACTTGGCTACGAACAATGGAGCAACTCGACTACCTCGTGGAGCCGGATATGTTCCACGATGTGTTTGGGCACGTTCCCCTGCTCACCAATCAACCTCTTTGCGACTTTTTGGTCGACTTGAGCGATATTGCTCTCAAATACCTCGATAGTGAAGTAGCCATCGAGTGTGTAGCGCGCCTCTATTGGTATACCGTAGAGTTTGGTCTGATTCAGGAGGCCGAAGGCTTGCGTATTTATGGTGCAGGGATTCTCTCTTCGAGCGGCGAAACCAACTACTCGCTCTACAGCGAAGCACCCAAACGCCTCCCCTATGATGTCAAAACAATCATCAACACGCCCTACATCAAGGACCGCTACCAAGAGCAGTACTTCGTCATCAACTCTTATGAGCAGCTCTACAGCTCTGTAAGTGAGATTGATCGCTGTATTGCGGAGGCTGTCGAGCTAGAAAAAGCCGGCAAAAGCCCTATCGAAATGTAA
- a CDS encoding ExbD/TolR family protein: MGKSKDRGIPEINAGSMADIAFLLLIFFLVTTTIATDKGVNIILPPKKEQDIPPVKFNERNLFKVIVNTKNQLLVDGEPLNISQLKETTKRFITNNGADPKSSESPDKAVITFKTDRGTRYDVYVRVLDELKGAYHELRTEEIARTISGFTLKDYLSYDPEKASTRIQKAFEAAKDKYPMQISEAEPSKIGG, encoded by the coding sequence ATGGGTAAATCAAAAGACCGGGGAATACCGGAAATCAATGCTGGCTCAATGGCAGATATTGCCTTCTTGCTCTTGATTTTCTTCCTCGTAACGACCACTATTGCCACCGACAAAGGGGTGAATATTATTCTGCCTCCTAAAAAGGAGCAGGATATTCCGCCAGTAAAGTTTAATGAACGTAACCTCTTCAAGGTGATTGTCAATACCAAAAACCAACTTTTGGTAGACGGTGAGCCGTTGAACATCAGCCAACTGAAAGAGACTACCAAGCGTTTTATTACCAATAATGGCGCAGACCCCAAATCGTCTGAAAGCCCCGACAAAGCGGTCATCACTTTCAAAACTGACCGTGGAACACGTTACGATGTATACGTACGTGTGTTAGATGAACTAAAAGGAGCTTATCACGAGCTACGTACAGAGGAGATAGCCCGAACTATCAGTGGATTTACACTCAAAGATTATTTGAGCTATGACCCTGAGAAAGCATCTACCCGCATACAAAAAGCCTTTGAGGCTGCTAAGGATAAGTACCCAATGCAGATTTCTGAAGCCGAACCAAGTAAAATAGGAGGTTAA